One region of Brassica napus cultivar Da-Ae chromosome A10, Da-Ae, whole genome shotgun sequence genomic DNA includes:
- the LOC106370166 gene encoding delta-9 acyl-lipid desaturase 1 — MSMSSSEENHRKTVEDKAEMRRRKRAIWERKWKRLDIVKAFASLFVHFLCLLAPFHFTWPALRVALVVYTVGGLGITVSYHRNLAHRSFKVPKWLEYLFAYCGLLAIQGDPIDWVSTHRYHHQFTDSDRDPHSPNEGFWFSHLLWLFDTGYLVEKCGRKTNVEDLKRQWYYKFLQRTVLYHILAFGFLLYYFGGLSFLTWGMGIGVAMEHHVTCLINSLCHIWGSRTWKTNDTSRNVWWLSVFSFGESWHNNHHAFESSARQGLEWWQIDISWYIVRFLEIIGLATDVKLPSESQRRRMALVR; from the exons ATGTCAATGTCATCGTCGGAGGAGAATCACCGGAAAACAGTGGAGGACAAGGCTGAGATGAGGAGGAGAAAAAGAGCAATTTGGGAAAGAAAGTGGAAGAGATTGGACATTGTGAAGGCTTTTGCTTCTCTCTTTGTGCATTTCCTCTGTCTCTTAGCTCCTTTCCATTTCACTTGGCCAGCTTTACGGGTTGCACTTGTTGTCTATACGGTGGGTGGGCTAGGTATCACCGTCTCTTACCACCGTAACTTGGCTCACCGGAGCTTCAAAGTCCCTAAATGGCTCGAGTATTTGTTTGCTTATTGTGGTCTTCTTGCCATTCAG GGTGATCCGATTGATTGGGTCAGCACACATCGATACCATCACCAGTTTACAGATTCAGATAGAGACCCACATAGCCCTAATGAAGGCTTCTGGTTCAGCCATCTCCTATGGCTATTTGACACTGGTTATCTTGTAGAAAAG TGTGGAAGAAAGACAAATGTGGAGGACTTAAAGAGGCAGTGGTACTATAAATTCCTTCAAAGAACGGTCCTGTACCACATTCTAGCATTTGGTTTCCTCCTCTATTACTTTGGTGGTTTGTCTTTCCTTACGTGGGGAATG GGTATTGGGGTAGCAATGGAGCATCATGTGACTTGCCTCATCAACTCTCTTTGCCATATTTGGGGAAGCCGAACTTGGAAGACCAACGACACTTCTCGTAATGTTTG GTGGCTATCGGTATTCTCGTTTGGGGAGAGCTGGCACAACAATCACCATGCCTTTGAGTCGTCGGCGAGACAAGGCCTAGAGTGGTGGCAAATCGACATCTCTTGGTACATCGTACGCTTTCTCGAAATCATCGGTTTGGCTACTGACGTGAAGCTGCCTTCAGAGAGTCAACGGCGTCGTATGGCATTGGTTCGTTGA